Genomic window (Lycium barbarum isolate Lr01 chromosome 2, ASM1917538v2, whole genome shotgun sequence):
TGGAAATTGATAGAGCTAGAATTATTAGCGTTTCCAGTGGATTTTTGGATGCTTTTTATTATATGTGAACATGAGGTTCATGATTAATGACTGTGAGATTTGATGCAGTATCGTCCTTCAAGTGCTGCCAATTCCGCTTTCATGACAACTAATTCCGGTGCTCCTGTATATAACAACAACTCTTCCATGACTGTTGGACCTAGAGGTATTTTTTTCCCCCACTTTTTTCCTGGGTTGTAAAgttttcttttttattctaaTTTTTTGGTATAAGAACATATTCCTGACTAGTACAGGCAGAGGGTTGTGATAAGGCGTAGTTGATTGATAAGAACAGTTATCCCGTCTAACTTGTCTTTTGTAAAGTGCCAAAGTCCAGTATGTTATCTGTTGCTAATTTAGATTTGACGGGGTTCCCTTTAATGAGGGACATGCATTTGGTGAGCTACTTTAATGGTTAAGATGATAGAAGTTGAGCCAATTTAACATAGTATGAGTAACATCGTCCATAATGGTCAGCAGAAATAGTGTAATAAGATAGGAAAATGTAGATGGTTGAAAGATGGAAACAATTCATGATGGGAGCTTCAAGATCATTAATTTTCTCTATTTCTATGTCATTTGAACAATTTGAATCAGGCAAGATTTGGTGGAACTTGATTAAAGTGCCAAAGAACTCTTTGCATATTTCAAATCATGCAATTTGTCCTTTGTACTAAAGATGCTTTTCATGAGATCAGTACAAATCAAATTCTGTAGTTTGCTGTTTTAGAGATATCATATTAACGTTTCCACCATTTTCCAGTTTTAGTGGATCTTGCACCATGGATAAGAATATTGAAActcgtttttttgtttttttgtcagGGCCGGTTCTTCTTGAGGATTATCATCTGGTGGAGAAGCTTGCCAATTTTGACCGTGAGCGTATCCCAGAGCGCGTTGTTCATGCCAGAGGTGCCAGTGCCAAGGGTTTTTTTGAGGTCACACATGATATTTCCCATCTTTCATGTGCTGATTTTCTTCGAGCTCCTGGGGTCCAGACACCTGTTATTGTGAGATTCTCTACTGTTATCCACGAGCGTGGAAGCCCTGAAACCCTCAGGGACCCCAGAGGTTTCGCTGTAAAATTTTACACCAGAGAGGTAATATTCGATCGGATGCTAGGTTTTTCTTGTAATGTCTTCATTGTCAAATTGTTATTCATTAGTACCCTTGAATGTTGTATGCCTATCAAGCTGGTAAGAGAGCATTGATGAAAGCCAATCTTATATTTCATTTCTCGATGACTCTGCAATCATCAATTGATTTATAAAAAAGGTTGAAGCAACTGACCATTTGGAAAACTTCGAATTGAAAGGTTAAGTATTCTATGTGAGGAAATGCTTGGTTTTAGCCTCTAGTGATGCTTAATTTGCATGGTTTTCATTTGTTTGGTCCTTTTGAGTAATTTTAGACAGCAACACTTTGTGTTCATATGAATTTGTTCAGATTAATAATCTAAATCTCGAACTTGATGAAATCCAACTGCAAGTTTATAAGCCCAAACACCATGCATAGATCATAAATTCATTTATGTGGTGCTGTATTGTGATGGTTTTGGTCAGTCATGGATTCTGAACAAATACGATGTTGAGGGGAGTATTCACTTGTCAAAGAGAATGTTCAAAGATGAAGTATCAAGTTTCCTCTCCTCgctggttcttgttgtcatgatTTTTCTCTGATGGAAATAACCAATTACTTGAGGGCTATTTTCTGTTTCCTGAAACAATGAAGGCACTGCGCTTCTTTTGTGTTTGCTGAACATGAACATGCTGCTTTCATGGATTGTTTTGGTTgaatccttctttttttttttttccttttttgccgATACTAAAATTTGTACTGATACCTCTGTACTTCTGCATCTGTGCTCGTTTTTGTACTTCAGGGTAACTTTGATCTGGTTGGGAATAACTTTCCTGTCTTCTTTGTCCGCGATGGAATGAAGTTCCCTGACATGGTTCATGCACTGAAACCAAATCCAAAGTCCCACATTCAGGAGAACTGGAGGATCCTTGATTTCTTCTCTCACCATCCAGAAAGTCTTCATATGTTCAGTTTCCTGTTTGATGATCTGGGTATTCCACAAGATTACAGGCACATGGAAGGTTCCGGTGTTAATACCTATATGTTGATCAACAAAGCTGGGAAAGCACATTATGTGAAGTTCCATTGGAAGCCAACTTGTGGAGTCAAGTGCTTGTTGGACGATGAAGCTATTAAGGTAGGAGGAGCGAATCATAGTCATGCCACCAAGGATCTGTATGATTCAATTGCTGCTGGAAACTATCCAGAGTGGAAACTGTTCATTCAGACTATCGATCCTGATCATGAAGACAGATTTGACTTTGACCCCCTAGATGTAACCAAGACCTGGCCTGAGGACATCTTGCCATTACAACCAGTTGGTCGCTTGGTATTGAATAGGAACATCGATAACTTCTTTGGAGAGAATGAGCAGCTTGCTTTTTGCCCTGCCATTGTTGTCCCTGGTGTTTACTATTCCGAAGATAAGCTTCTCCAGACTAGGATATTCTCATATGCTGATACCCAGAGACATCGTCTTGGGCCAAACTATTTGCAGCTCCCAGTTAACGCGCCCAAGTGTGCTCATCACAATAATCACCATgaaggtttcatgaatttcatgcaCCGTGATGAAGAGGTAGGTATAGTGCACCCTTGCTATGCAGGTTTTCGGCGCATTAATTTTTTTAGTGGATTGTTTTGAAGTAGAAATGTTTATCCACTTCACAAGGAAAGAAAATGGGTTGTTAATCATGTTATTAGACTAGTTCAGTTGTCTATGTGAACTTAGGACGGCAGGAGTTGGTACTTTGTTCTGATTATGAAGCTATGTTGTGAATTTTGGTTCCCACACTGCTTTAAGGGTGCATGTGTGGATAGTTCTAACTCTTTTGATGTTTTAACTGGATATTGTATGCCTTTTCAGGTCAACTATTTCCCCTCAAGGCTTGATCCTTGTCGTCATGCGGAGCAGTACCCAATTCCTCCTCGTATGTTGACAGGAAAACGTGAAAAGGTGACGCTCAGTTTAGTTTATTGTTCACATCGAGAATCTTGATTTTTTGGAGCGAAGTTGATTTTCATAAATCAGCTTTGACCGACCAATTTTTGACCTTATCTATTCCATTGTAGAATATAGATATTCTCCATTTTACCTAGTCTTGTTTTCCTCCTTGTGTCTTGATTGTATGATGATCTTATTGCAGTGCATCATTGAGAAAGAGAACAACTTCAAGCAGCCAGGAGAGAGATACAGATCCTGGGCACCGGACAGGTAATTTAGTTCCTTTGTTATTTTCATTCACCAACTCTCCACCCCTATCAAGTACTTATCCGCGGCCTTGTGATTGCAGGCAAGAAAGGTTTATCTGCAGATGGGTTGATGCTTTATCCGATCCTCGAGTCACTCATGAAATACGcagtatttggatttcatactggTCACAGGTCTGAGTTCTTTCCCTTGCATGTTTCTTTAGTCCCACATATATATGCTGAAGGAGATTATCGATAACAATGTTTTGCATGAATATGCTGCAGGCTGACAAGTCTCTTGGTCAGAAGCTCGCGTCTCGTCTCAATGTAAGGCCTACAATGTGAAGATGATAACGGTATATCCGAATGTGTTGCTGTGCTGAAGAAGTATTCCAAGAAAACAATGTTTGTTTTGGTAGTAGAGTATACTGTTTGGTGATTGGGTTCTATGTTGTACCAAACAAACTTTCTTGTATTAGTTCTGACGTTGTTGTCACTTGAATAAGTTAAAAAAGTTTTAGTACAAATATCTTGATCATGTTCATTCTATTCTACCTTTTTTAGTTTACATCCTAGGGACCTTTGTTCCTTTAACTATCCTTGCTATAACTAGTACTTTGAAGTTTGAACACCTTAAACT
Coding sequences:
- the LOC132628210 gene encoding catalase isozyme 3, translating into MDPYKYRPSSAANSAFMTTNSGAPVYNNNSSMTVGPRGPVLLEDYHLVEKLANFDRERIPERVVHARGASAKGFFEVTHDISHLSCADFLRAPGVQTPVIVRFSTVIHERGSPETLRDPRGFAVKFYTREGNFDLVGNNFPVFFVRDGMKFPDMVHALKPNPKSHIQENWRILDFFSHHPESLHMFSFLFDDLGIPQDYRHMEGSGVNTYMLINKAGKAHYVKFHWKPTCGVKCLLDDEAIKVGGANHSHATKDLYDSIAAGNYPEWKLFIQTIDPDHEDRFDFDPLDVTKTWPEDILPLQPVGRLVLNRNIDNFFGENEQLAFCPAIVVPGVYYSEDKLLQTRIFSYADTQRHRLGPNYLQLPVNAPKCAHHNNHHEGFMNFMHRDEEVNYFPSRLDPCRHAEQYPIPPRMLTGKREKCIIEKENNFKQPGERYRSWAPDRQERFICRWVDALSDPRVTHEIRSIWISYWSQADKSLGQKLASRLNVRPTM